DNA sequence from the Blastopirellula retiformator genome:
TACGGCGGTAAATTATCGGCCGGCGAACCTCTCGGGACCAGTAGGGCGAACTTGGGAACTTCCACGATGGACTATCATTTCGATCCCACGATTCCGATCGAAGCGGCCCCGACGCCGCCTGCCTCATGGTACACCGACCCCGCTTTTCTCGCAGTCGAAAAAGCGGAGGTGTTTGAGAAAGCCTGGATCGCGATCGGGCGAACCGATCAGGTTGCCGAACCTGGCAGCTATTTCACTGCCAGCGTTGCCGGCAACCCGATTCTCGTCCTCCGCGACGAGGAAGGGACGCTGCGGGCGATGCACAACGTTTGCCGGCATCACGCGGCGGTCGTCGCCCAGGAGAGCGGCAAGGCCTGTGAGTTGGTCTGCCCTTATCACGGCTGGACGTATCGTCTGGATGGTCGTCTGAAACGGGCGCCGCAAATGGGGAAGATGACCGACTTTAACGTCGCCGATTTTTCTCTGCCGCCGATCAGCGTCGAAGCCTGGGGCCCGTTTATCCTGGTCGATCTCGACGGACCGGCCGGCGGAAAAAACAATCCGCGACACTTGCCCAGCGACGTCGGACCGATTGTTGCGCCGCTGGCCGAACTCGGTTTCGAGACCATGCAGTGGATCGAGCGTCGAAACTACACGATTAACTGCAACTGGAAAGCCTTCGTCGATAATTCGCTTGATGGCGGCTATCACGTTTCGTACGCCCACGAGCAACTGGCGGCCGGGCTTGAATTTGGAGGTTACGCCACTCATATTTATGACCGCTCGTCGGTGCAAATCTGCGAAACCAAGGGAACTGATGGACGCTTGGGCGAAAAAGTAACCTACGCCTGGCTCTATCCCAACTTTTTCATCAACCGCTATGGGCGGATGATGGACACTAACCTGGTGCTGCCGCTGGGCGTCGACAAGTGCCAGGTCGTGTTTGACTTTTACGCCGACTTTGACGATGTGCAAGAGTGGCGGGCGAAGCGGATGATTCGCAACTCGATCCAACAAAGTCACGTTATTCAGCTAGAAGACGTCGCGATCTGCGAATCGGCCCAAACCGGCATGCAATCGCTTTCGTTCACCCGCGGTCGTTATTCCTCGAAGCTCGAACGATCAGTACACGCCTTTCACAAAATGCTGTGGATGGAGATCCAGGAAGCCCTGCCGAAATGAATCCGAATCACGAGTTCTTCTCTGAACTAGCCCGTCTGCTCAACTCGGGGCAATCGCGCAGCGTCGTCCTCTCGGGCAACATCTACGATTTGCTGTGGGATGGCGCCAGTTACGTGCCGCTCAATTCGTTCTTGTTCCAGAAGACCAAGACCAGCGGCTTGATCCAACTGGTCTACGAACTGAATGGCCCGATCCGCGCCGACGAGGCCTCGCTCAGCAAACTGCGCGGCGCGTGGGTCGAATGGAAATCAGGCGTCGACGCCAATCTGCTCGCGCTGCAAGATCTGCAGCAGAAGGGCTCGAAGCTTGAGTTCTTCCAGGCCGAGTTCGATCGTCACATGCGCGATGCCACCGGTAACCCGACGCTCGCGCTGGAACTGCTGCGACAATTGACGATCTGCTCGCGGGCTTCTTTGCGTGAGAACCTGCTGATCATCATCGAAGCGGCCGACATGCTGCTTCCCGAAGCCGGCAGCCTGGCGTCGCTGAACGATCGGCAACTACACCGCATCAGCATCGTCCACGACTGGTTCGGCGATCCGGAGTTCGCCGAGGGCGCCGATTCGGTCTGCCTATTAGCGGAGTCGCGTAGTTTGATTCACAGTCGCATCTCGCGAATGCCGCAGGTGCTCAGCGTCGACGTTCCGGCGCCTTCGCTCGAGCATCGCGAAGGCTACGTCCGACATTTCCTCGACAACAACACCCCGGCGCCCAAGCTCTGGTCGAAGCCGCGGGCTTTGGCCGAATGCACTGCCGGGCTTTCGCTGCAGGCGCTGCGGCAAATGCTCGCGGGCGCCGCCTACTCCGGCGATCCGCTCACCGTCGCTCAAGTCTTTGACAAGGTTGAAGAGTACATCCGTACGCAACTGGGCGACGACGTCGTCGAGTTCAAGAAGCCGAGCCATACCCTGAAAGACGTCATCGGCTTTTCCGATCTCAAAGAGTTTCTTGATCGCGAGTTGATCCCCCGCTTCAAAGCGAAAGGCGCCAAAGCGCTCCCCGGGGCCGCGGTTGCCGGCGCAATCGGTAGCGGCAAGACCTTTATCTTTGAAGCGGTCGCCGCTGAGCTTGATCTGCCGGTGCTGGTGCTGAAGAACATCCGCAGCCAGTGGTTCGGGCAGACCGACGTCATCTTTGAACGACTGAAGCGGGTGCTCGACGCACTCGACAAGGTCGTTATCTTTGTCGACGAGGCCGACACGCAGTTTGGCAGCGTCGACGCCAACGCGCATGAGACCGAACGTCGTCTGACCGGCAAAATCCAAGCGATGATGAGCGATCGGCAGTTGCGGGGCCGAGTGCTGTGGCTCTTGATGACGGCTCGAATCCATCTGCTTTCGCCCGACATTCGTCGTCCCGGTCGCGTTGGCGACTTGATCATTCCGGTCTTGGATCCGGTCGGCGAAGATCGCTTGGCCTTCATTCGCTGGCTGCTGACGGCGGTCGAGATCGAAGACGAAGAAGCGCCGAGCGAAGAGAATCAGATCACCGAGCTTGATCTGTCGGTCCTCGCGTCCGACTACTCGGCGGCGGCGTTCGCTTCGCTCCGCTCGCTGCTGGCGGCGCTGGAGCCCAAAACCTGGGAAGAAGTGCGGGCCGCAATCCACGATCAGATCCCGCCCGAAATCGGCGCCACACGCGAGTACCAAACGCTGCAGGCGCTGCTCAACTGCACGCGTCGCTCTCTGTTGCCTGATCCCGATGTCAACGAAGAAGTTCGTGAAGATTGGCGGAAACGGATTCAGGAGCTTGAGCTGCAGGGAATCCGCTAATCGGTAATGCCTGCGTTGTTGCTCGAGATATGTAATAATAGGCGATCTGCGGCCCCCATCCTTGGGCCGCGAGCGTAATGTCCGCAATAAAAACGGTTCGCCGACGAATAGACGCGTAAACCAACTCACGGGAGATGTTGATGTTCCGAACGACCTTGTTTGCGTTGACAGCATGTTTGTTGCAGTTCGCTTCGACGGCGACCGCGCAGGAAAAGTTTTCCAGCATTACCGGTCCGCTTGACGTCACCCCGGTTGCGAAAAGCGAGCCGATCCAAGTCCCGTTCATCACTTGGGGCGGCGACGCGGCGACCTTCTACGCCAACGGCGGACTCGATACCAAGCCGGACTCGATCTACGGCAAGGCCGGCTTGAAACTGAAGCTGACGCCCGGCGACGACTTCGTGCAGCAAGTCAAAGACTACATGGGCGGCAAGTCGCCGTTCCTCCGCGGCACAATGCGGATGCTGGGCCAAGCAAGCGAAGTGATCGGCAAAGATCCTCGCACCAAGCCGGTCATTCTGCTTCAGCTGTCGTGGAGCGCCGGCGATCATATCGTCTCCCGCGAAGGGCTGAAGACGCTCAACGATCTGAAGAAAGATGGCAAGAAGGCGAAGATCGCCTGCCAGCAAGGTGGCCCTCACGTCGGTCTGCTGTATGACGCGCTAGCCGCCGCCCAGTTGACCAACCAGGATGTCGAGATTGTCTTTGTCGATGACCTGACCGGCCCCAACGGCGCGGCCGAGAAGTTCCGCACCGATCCGTCGATTGACGCTTGCTGTGTAATCACGCCTGACATGATTGGCCTGACCGGCGGCGTCGACTCGGCCGGAACCGGCGCCGAGGGAACCGTCAAAGGCGCCCATGTGCTCGTCTCGACGCAGAACATGTCGCGCTCGATCGCCGACGTCTACGCCGTTCGGCACGACTGGTACGAGGCGAATCGCGACAAGGCCGAGAAGTTCGTCGCCGGCTATCTGCAAGCGGCCGTCCAAGTAAAGAAACTCCGCGACGATTTTGAAAAGTCGCAGCGGCTTTCGCCCGAGTATCGCAACCTGCTGACGCAGTGCCAGACGATCTTTGGCGAAGAGGTGCTGCCAACGCTGGAAGTCGATGCGCACGGGCTGCTCTTGGACTGTAACTTCGTCAGCCTGCCGGGCCAGATCGCCTTCTTCGAGCAATCAGGCAAC
Encoded proteins:
- a CDS encoding aromatic ring-hydroxylating oxygenase subunit alpha is translated as MDYHFDPTIPIEAAPTPPASWYTDPAFLAVEKAEVFEKAWIAIGRTDQVAEPGSYFTASVAGNPILVLRDEEGTLRAMHNVCRHHAAVVAQESGKACELVCPYHGWTYRLDGRLKRAPQMGKMTDFNVADFSLPPISVEAWGPFILVDLDGPAGGKNNPRHLPSDVGPIVAPLAELGFETMQWIERRNYTINCNWKAFVDNSLDGGYHVSYAHEQLAAGLEFGGYATHIYDRSSVQICETKGTDGRLGEKVTYAWLYPNFFINRYGRMMDTNLVLPLGVDKCQVVFDFYADFDDVQEWRAKRMIRNSIQQSHVIQLEDVAICESAQTGMQSLSFTRGRYSSKLERSVHAFHKMLWMEIQEALPK
- a CDS encoding AAA family ATPase — translated: MNPNHEFFSELARLLNSGQSRSVVLSGNIYDLLWDGASYVPLNSFLFQKTKTSGLIQLVYELNGPIRADEASLSKLRGAWVEWKSGVDANLLALQDLQQKGSKLEFFQAEFDRHMRDATGNPTLALELLRQLTICSRASLRENLLIIIEAADMLLPEAGSLASLNDRQLHRISIVHDWFGDPEFAEGADSVCLLAESRSLIHSRISRMPQVLSVDVPAPSLEHREGYVRHFLDNNTPAPKLWSKPRALAECTAGLSLQALRQMLAGAAYSGDPLTVAQVFDKVEEYIRTQLGDDVVEFKKPSHTLKDVIGFSDLKEFLDRELIPRFKAKGAKALPGAAVAGAIGSGKTFIFEAVAAELDLPVLVLKNIRSQWFGQTDVIFERLKRVLDALDKVVIFVDEADTQFGSVDANAHETERRLTGKIQAMMSDRQLRGRVLWLLMTARIHLLSPDIRRPGRVGDLIIPVLDPVGEDRLAFIRWLLTAVEIEDEEAPSEENQITELDLSVLASDYSAAAFASLRSLLAALEPKTWEEVRAAIHDQIPPEIGATREYQTLQALLNCTRRSLLPDPDVNEEVREDWRKRIQELELQGIR
- a CDS encoding ABC transporter substrate-binding protein; translation: MFRTTLFALTACLLQFASTATAQEKFSSITGPLDVTPVAKSEPIQVPFITWGGDAATFYANGGLDTKPDSIYGKAGLKLKLTPGDDFVQQVKDYMGGKSPFLRGTMRMLGQASEVIGKDPRTKPVILLQLSWSAGDHIVSREGLKTLNDLKKDGKKAKIACQQGGPHVGLLYDALAAAQLTNQDVEIVFVDDLTGPNGAAEKFRTDPSIDACCVITPDMIGLTGGVDSAGTGAEGTVKGAHVLVSTQNMSRSIADVYAVRHDWYEANRDKAEKFVAGYLQAAVQVKKLRDDFEKSQRLSPEYRNLLTQCQTIFGEEVLPTLEVDAHGLLLDCNFVSLPGQIAFFEQSGNLSGYNSKMTAALDLATKWGYATSRRGFDPSGFDYRKIAKLANIEYVEPSRIVQAEGVMEFPDDDFDDDTIVSFTISFEPNQTDFSVDRYGAEFDRALQSASTFGGAAVVIRGHSDPTKTLVQLLKAGIEKGIIRRTGQQGSYKYFLNTQNGSNELDLGQTPALVKLIKTGAFEGAADSPLQTMQAALNLSHARAEQVKQAIVNYAEKKGVNVNLSQLQPVGAGIADPVVSKPSSMAEAKQNMRVEFRIVKVNPETLTESDFDF